ACAGCCCCCTTACGATCGGCTCCGGCGGCGTTTCAGCTTACGGCAGCATATCATTGGCGGCCTCGGGTTCTGATAACCTTACAATCGCTGGAAACATCGCGTCATCGTATGGAAATATCAGCCTGATGGCGCCCGGTGGCAGTATTGCCGTCAGCCCCGGTGTCAGTTTGAGCGCCCCGTATGGCACGATAACGCTGAATAGTGTATCTACCGGTACCGACGCTTTGGCGGTTGTAGGCAATAACACGGCTACCGACTATACGGTATCTTCACTGTTAACGGCGATGGGACTAATAACGTCGGATGAAAGTGGCGATGATGAAGATCAACGTAAGAAGAAAAATAAGGAAGGCGGAGACCAGAAGACCGATGAAAAGAAAATGGACGACGACAAGAAGTATTGTAATTAGCTTATTACTGCTGTCTTTTTTGCTGATGTTAAGCCCTGTGGCCTTTGCCGAGGTAGAGGTGGGCAAGGTTACGCACTTGAGCGGGCCGCTCCTGGCCAAAAAGGCGGACGGCACGACGCGGGTCTTGTCCATAAACTCTGCCATTGAACAGGGTGATACCTTAGCTACCGAAAAAAAGACCTACGCGCGGATCAAGTTCACCGACAACAGCGAGATCAACATGCGCCCCGGCACCCAGCTTAAGGTATCACAGTATCACTTCGATCAGGCCAAACCGGCGGAGGACAAGGCCGTTTATAACCTGGCCAAGGGAGGGATGCGCGCCCTCACGGGGTTGATAGGTAAGCGGGGTGATCAGGATAGCTACAAATTACTGACGGAGACTGCGGTAGCAGGCGTCAGGGGCACCACTTATGAAGTAAAAATTTGCGACGGCAACTGCGGATCGGTTCCGAACGGGTTGTATTTATTTGTCCTGGAAGGAATTATCAGTGTCAGCAACGCGGCCGGCACGCAGAATGTGACCGCGGGCCAGTACGTATATGTGCAGACAGCGACGTCCATACCGACAATTCTACCCGGCAATCCCGGCATTGACTTCACACTGCCCGCATCAATCGCCGATGCGCCGAAACCCGGCGATGGTGAAGCAAAGAAAAATGATCCCGGCTGTATCGTGCGGTGAGGGCGCGGGCTCAACGAAGCATGGAAATACCATCTGTCATTCCGAACCCCTTATCAGGTACGGGGCAGACCCGATCCGGAATCCAGGTGTAAAAGTACTGGATACCGGCCTACGCCGGTATGACGATCTGTTTTATTTGCTGGTTCAGGCTTGTAGCCTGAATCAGTTTTTAATATCCTTTTGTTAATGTTAAGGTTCAATCTGCAAGATTGAACCAGCGACAGGGCTGGATACCGACCTACGCCGGTATGACGTTCTATTTTCTTAAATAAAAATCTCCCCTAACCCCTCTTTACCAAAGAGGGGGGGCAGAGGGTTTTCTCCTTGCTAAAGAGGGGAATAATAATAAATTCCCCCTTTAGAAAAGGGGGATGAAGGGGGATTTGAGGTGTATCCTACATCGGATTAAACCAGCCAAGACAGGCCAGTCACAAGGATTTATCCGTTTGAAACGCCAAGACAAACCGGTAGACAAGAAGATATCGTACAGGAACAGATTGAACCGCCTCCTGGCTTCTTTTACAACCCTTTCGACCGAACGACGCGCCGCCATCCTCCTCGTATTGATTTTACTTCTCGCCGCACTGCTTCGGCTCATCGCCCTCGCTAACTGGGGGGACAGCCTCTACTCAAATTTTCTGCTCTGGGACGAACGGATCTACGACGACTGGGCGCAGAAGGCGGCTGCCGGGGCGATGTCCCCTTTCCCTGTGGCTGAGTTCGCCGCCCTTCCCGCCTATCTCATGGTTTTTGTTTATAAAATAATCTCGCCCGATCCATTTTTCATCCGGCTCCTGAATATCCTCTGCGGCCTGATCACCTGCTGGTTGATTTACAAGATCGGCGCGGAATTGGGCGGTGAACAAGTCGGTATGCCTGCCGGCCACTGGACAGGCCGGCAGATTGGAATGGCGGCGGCGCTCCTGGCCTGCCTCTACAAGCCATTTATCTTCTTTAACGTCACTATCCTGAAGGAATCCCTCGGTATTTTCCTTTTCGCAGCGGTCATTTACCTGCTCCTTATAATCCTGCGCCGCCCGGAGACCTGGCGGATACTACTGCTTGCCATTGCGGCGGGACTGCTCGCCAATGTCCGGCTGAACGCCATCGTCCTGATCCCCTGGATTGGCCTCCTGATCGCCTGGGCCGCCTGGCGGGATAACTGGCCGTGGAAGCGCTTCGCTACGACCGCCGCTCTGTTCGTGGTCGGGCTCGCCCTCAGCCTTGCCCCATTTCTGGCCGCCCAGTATCGCCTGACCGGCGAGATGCGGCCCACGGCGGCAGGGGGATTCAATCTCTACCTGGCGAACAATCCCGATAATCCCCTCCCCTACTACCGGCCCGTGTCTTTCGCCTCCTCCGACCCGGCCGAACAGGCCGTCCAGTTCACGATCGAGGCAAGCCGCCGGACGGGGAAAAAGCTCTCGCCGCAGGAGGCCTCGGACTTCTGGACCCGCGCGGTGGTGAAAGAGACCCTCGCAAGGCCCGCCGCCTTCGCCGTGAAGCTCGGGCAGAAGACCCTGACCCTCTTCAACGCCTTTGAGGGCGAGGACAACTACCACATCGGTTTCATGGGCCGGTTCATCCCCTTCTTCCATTTCCCGCTGCCCGGCCTGGCGCTGCTCCTTCCCCTCGGAATGGCGGGAATCATCTTCCGCGCCCGTTCCCGTGCGACCTTTGCCGTCATCTCCATCGCCTGTCTCTACGCCCTGACGCTCATCGTCTTTTTTACCAACATGCGAATCGGAATCCCGCTTGCCGTCATCCTGATACCCTTCGCCGTCCTGGGGATCGCCGATCTCTGGCAGTGGTTCCGTGAGTGCCAGACCGGGAAAATTATTGCCTTCGGCGCGGTGGCGTTGGCCTTCCTGATGATTGAATTCATCCCCGTCGCCGGGACGGGGGACATGACCGCCTACTACAACGCCCACGCCATCAACCTGGCCACCAAGGGATTTGAACCGGAGGCCGTCCGCTACTGGCAGGAATCCGCCGCGATGAATCGCCCCTATTCGGCCTATGCGAACTACGCCCTGGCGACCGTCTCCCTCCGGAGAGGTGATCCGGAGGCGGGGAAACGCTACCTGGCGCAGATCCCCGATGCCTCTTTCGTTGCGGCGCAGAAGTACGAGCTGCTGGGAGATATCCTTTGGCGCGAGGGACGAACGAACGAGGCCGTCGCCGCCTACAGGCGCTCGCTCTCGATCAACGCGGGACAGCGCCAAGTATATATGAAGATGATCCGGATTTTTGAGACGTTCAATCCATCCGAAGCGACCCGTTTGCGCCAACAACTCGCCTGGGTCGCTTCTTTCTATCCTGCCGAGTAACCGTTATTCCAGCAGCTTCTCTGCCCCGGAGACCATGACGGTGGTTTTTCCGACGGCCTGCTGGTCATGGTGGGCTATCACCACCATAAAGGGGATATTGCCGTTGGGATTGAGGCGATCGCCGGTTACATTGCTGCCCAGAGGCTCGGAAAGCATGCGTTTGAGCTGGTTTTCCGATAAGGTCGCCAGCTCGCCATCAGTGAGGATCTTGCCGCAAAATGAGGTCCATTCTCCGATAATGCTGCCGGCGGTATCGTATAACCTGCCCCTTACCTGCACGCGCGTCAGAGGGTACTTCCCCTTGTTGACGACCGTGCCTTCCACCACGCGCAGATTACCCATGAGCCAGTTATTGACAAAATGCTGCCGCACATCCTGCGGAATCGCCTGCCCCCATACTGAACCCGGCTGCCCGATGAGATTTTCCGCCCAGGGGAAATACGGGGAGAGCGCATCTGCCACTCGCTGCCGGTCTTCAGGAAAAACCCCGATATAGACACCGGTCAATACTATGATCACGAGAAGCACCAGTAAGATATAGGCAAAAACTTTCAGAACGGGATGCATTTTATTCTTTTCTTCGGCCCCCGTTGGTTTCAGCCGGGCGCTCACATCCCTGGTCAAGCCTTCGCTTTCGACGCTGAACATATCATCGTCAAATTCCTTGACCGACGAACCTGGCCTGGCTGCATCGTCAATCGCATCCTGGATTCCCTTCACCCGGGACAACAGCTTGGCGTCGCTCGTTTGTCCGGAAGTGGTTTCTGCGCTGTCCGGCTGGATAGAGAGAATAGGTTCCGTGGGAGAGGTCGTGGCACCGCCGTCCGGGACTGCTGCTTTATTATCCGGCTCCGCTGGAAGGCTGGCCTGTTTCTCCCAGGAGGGATTATCCTGAAAAAACACGTCCTGGCAACGGCCGCACCGGACCCATACGCCCTCCCCGGTCATGATTTGATCGTCAAACCGGAAATCAGTCTCACACTTTCTGCACCTGATAATCATCATCTTCTTCTCTCCATTAAAACATTCATCCCCTGATAACACAAATGTCTGGTAAAAAACGGGCCTTTTCATTGAAATCCAGGCCGTAACCCACAATAAAACCATCTTCGACGGTAAATCCCACATAGTCGGCTTCGAAATCCACCTGCCGCCGGGCGCGCTTGTCCAGAAAAGCGCATACCTTGATGGAACGCGGATTTCTTTCCTGCAGCCAGTTTACCAGCCAGGTCAGGGTAAGGCCACTGTCTATGATGTCTTCCACAATAAGAATCTCCTGGTCTTTGATGGAGGTCTCAATATCCTTGGTCATGACGACCTTCCCGGAGCTCGTGGCGTCAGCGCCGTAACTGGCCAGCCGGACAAAATCTACGCGGCAGGGGATGGAGAGGCAACGGATCAGATCGGCCATGAAGATAAAGGCGCCCTTGAGGATGCCGATCACAATGAGCTCCCGCCCCTGATAGTCGCGGGAGATATCGGCCGCCAATTCCTTGACCCTTTTTTCAATCAGCTCCCGCGGATAGAGAATTTCTCTTTGCAGCGTTTCCAAATTCACGAGCCCCCATATTCCGGCGCATACACTACCGAAGGTAACAAATACTGTCAATGAAAATCATGAAGGCGAATAAAATTGCAGATCAGAGGCAAAGGTGCTAAAGAAGCGCGCCGTGATCATAGGGGTTAGGGGGTCAGGAGCAAAGATGGACTGGGAAGATTTGCTGATAGCCGTGGAAAAACCGAGCCGCTATTTGGGGACGGAGGTCAATGCCGTGCGCAAGGGGCGGGAAGCGGAGCTGCGGTTTGTCCTGGCCTTCCCCGACACCTATGAAGTCGGGATGTCGCATCTGGGCATCCAGATCCTCTATGAACTGCTGAACCGTATCCCCACCGTGGCCGCGGAAAGATGCTTTGCTCCCTGGCCCGATATGGAACGGCTCCTGCGGAAAAAAAACCTCCCGCTGACTTCGCTGGAGACGCATCGGCCTCTTGGCGCCTTCGACCTGGTCGGATTTTCCCTCCAGTACGAGCTATCTTATACCAATGTCCTCAACATGCTGGAATTAGGCGGTATTCCCCTTTTATCTTCCGAACGTGGGGAAGGAACGCCGGTCATCATCGCGGGCGGCCCCTGCGCCTTCAATCCCGCGCCTATGGAGGCCTTTATTGATGCCTTCGTCATCGGCGAGGGGGAAGAGGCAATTTTGGAAATTGCCGCGGTAGCCCTGATCATTAAGAGACGGGGCGGGAGTCGCGCCGCTATGTTGTCCGCCCTGGCCGACATTGCCGGCATTTATGTCCCCGCCCTGCATGAGGAAGGAAAACGGATCCGCAAAAGGATCGTCAGCGACCTGAATAGGTGGTGTTTGCCTACCCGGCCGGTGGTGCCGCTCATGAAGACCATCCACGACCGCATCACACTGGAAATCGCGCGTGGTTGCACGCGGGGCTGCCGTTTCTGTCAGGCGGGGATGGTCTGGCGGCCCGTACGGGAAAGGGAGCAGGCCGGAATCGAAGGCATGGCCGAGGGGCTGCTCTGCGCCACGGGCTATGACGAGATTTCCCTGCTATCGCTAAGTTCGGGCGATTACAGCCGCATTGAACCGCTGCTCGCCACCCTCATGGAACGGTACTATGAAAAACGGGTTGCCCTGGCCCTGCCCTCTCTCCGAGCCGAAACCCTGACCAGAAGTCTCATCGAAAATATTCGCCGGGTGCGCAAGACAAGTTTTACGCTGGCGCCCGAGGCCGGCACCCAGCGCCTGCGCAATATCATCAATAAAGGTAATAGTTCCGGGGAGCTGCTGGCCACGACGGAGCAGGTATTTGCCGCCGGATGGAAGTCCATCAAGCTCTATTTCATGCTCGGCCTGCCCGAGGAGACGCAAGCCGATCTCGAAGGGATCGTGGATCTGGCCTACCAGACGCTGAAAACCGGTCAGCAGCGCGGACAGGTCACGGTCAGCCTTTCCACCTTCGTGCCCAAAAGCCATACGCCCTTCCAGTGGCAAAGACAGATCAGCCTGGCCGAGACCAAGGAACGGCAGTTTTTCCTGAGAGACCGGATCCGCCACCGCAATATCAGCGTCAAGTGGCACGACGCCAAAACCAGCCTGCTGGAGGGCATCCTGTCGCGCGGTGACGCCCGGACCGGTGAGCTCATCGCCGCCGCGTTCCGCCTCGGCTGCCGTTTCGACGGCTGGACGGACCAGTTGCGCTTTGACCTGTGGGAGCAGGCGATGACGCAGACGGGCGTCAATGCTGAGCCCTATCTGGAGGCACGGGATCATAACCGGGAGCTGCCCTGGGACAGGATAGATTGCGGCGTGAACCGTGATTTTCTGCTGGATGAGGCCAAGAAGGCCCTGGCCGGAGAAGCGACGCCCGATTGCCGCAACGGACTTTGCCAGGACTGCGGGGTATGCGATCAGGAGACCATCAGGGTCATTACGGCCGCCGCACCTGGGCCTATTCCAAAACCCGCTCACCCTGAGCCCTTCGACCCTGCTCAGGAGATGCTTGTCGAAGGGCAGCCAATTTCATTACAGGCCAAGGCAATAGCTGCCGGAGAAACTGGCAAACTGTTCCGGATAAAATTCGCCAAGCTACATACCGCACGCTTTTTATCGCATGCCGAACTGTCGGAGGCATTGATCCGCGCCATCAAACGCCAGGGCCTGACCTTCGTATATTCCCAGGGCTACCACCCGCATCCCCGGATTTCCTTCGCCATAGCCACCTCCGTGGGGATGGAGAGCCAGGCGGAGTACGCGGATATTCAAGTCGTCGCCTGCGCGCAGGAACCGCTCCAACTGCAAGAGGAGATCAATGCCCTGCTGCCGGCGGGACTGGAAATCCTCGATATCAAAGCAATGACGCCCCCAGCCGGGAGTTTATCCACCCTGGTGACGGGATTTACATATACCATCACCCTGCCGGCAAATGACAGCCTCGATCTCACCGGGATGAGGGGAAAAATGAACGCCTTTCTCCAGTCCAAAACGGTGATTATAATACGGGAGACCGGTGAGAAAAAGGTCGCCAAGGACATCCGCTCCTTCGTGTCCCGACTGGTTTTAGATGCCGAAAAACGCGCGTTGATCCTCACAGCGCTGATCAGCCCGGAAGGAACAGTCCGGCCGCTGGAAATACTGACGCACGTGCTGGGGATAGGTCCCGAGGCGGCGTTACAGGCGCGGATAGTCAAAACGGAAACCCATTGGGCCGTCAATAAATAAATTCTATTGACAAATGGCATCAAACTTCTGTATGAGTGCGAACCAAAATTCGTTATAAGGATTCAGCTATGTATGCAGTCATAAAAACAGGTGGAAAGCAGCACCGGGTTTCAGAGGGAGAGATGCTGTCCATAGAAAAAGTCGCGGGCGGCAAGGGCGACGAGGTCGTCTTCAGCGAGGTGCTGATGGTCGCCGACGAGAATAACGTCCGCGTGGGCACACCCGTCGTGGAAGGCGCCAAGGTCATCGGCGTGATTATGGAACAGAAGAAAAACAAGAAGATAGTCGTCTTCAAGATGAAGCGCAGAAAAGGCTACCACAAAAAGACCGGACATCGCCAGCCGCAGACGAGCATGCGGATCAAGGCGATTACCATTTAGCGGAGGCGGACATGGCACACAAAAAAGGACAGGGCAGCTCCCGGAACGGACGGGACAGCAAACCCCAGATGCGGGGCGTAAAGGTTTATGGCGGTCAGGTAATCAGCGCGGGCGGCATCATCATCCGTCAGTTGGGAACGAAGATCCATCCCGGCGTGAACGTGGGACTCGGGAAGGATTATACGATCTTTGCCAAGATAGACGGCGTCGTAAAATTTGAACGGTATGATAAGACCCGCAAAAAGGTTAGTGTTTACGCGGCAGCGGAGGCATAAACAGACAATGCAGGGGCAACCGCGAGAGCGTAAATGCCCCGGGCCGATGCACAAGATTATTATCGAAGCATATTAAAAGGCACTTCAAATAGTGCCTTTTATTTTTTATGATACCCACATGACGGTACGTCGTCACAAAGGACAATGAAAATCTCCCCTAACCCCTCTTTAGGAAAGAGGGGGAGTAGATTGTTTCATTTTTGCCAAAGAGGGGGAGTAGGGTGTTTAATTTTTGCCAAAGAGAGGAAAATAACGTCCCCCTTTAGTAAAACAACTAAATCTTCCCTCATTGGCAAAGGGATACAACTAAACTTCCCCCTTTAGAAAAGGGGGATTGAGGGGGATTTGAGGTTCATTTTCAGATGAAATTCATTGACGAGGCAAAAATTCTGGTCAAGGCCGGCGACGGCGGGCAGGGTTGCGTGAGCTTCCGGAGGGAAAAATTCATCCCTCACGGCGGGCCGGACGGCGGCAACGGCGGCCGGGGCGGGGACATCATCCTCATCACCTCGCGTAGCCACAGCACGCTGCTCGATATGAAATACCGCCAGCATCACACGGCCAAGCGGGGCGGGCACGGCTCCGGCAACAACCGGACCGGGAAAGACGCGATAGACATTGTTTTGGTCGTCCCGATGGGCACTTTGGTAAAAGACGATGCGACCGGGGAGATTCTGGCCGATCTCACCGAGGAAGGGCAGCGCTTTATTGTGGCCAAAGGCGGTATCGGCGGCAAAGGCAACGCCTGGTTTACCTCGTCCACTTATCAGGCCCCGCACTTTGCCCAGGAAGGCATGCCCGGTGATGAACGCTGGGTAAAGCTGGAGCTGAAACTCCTGGCCGATGTGGGGATCATCGGCTTCCCCAATGTGGGAAAATCGTCCTTTATCGCCCGGGTGTCGGCCGCCCGACCCAAGATCGCCGATTATCCCTTCACGACCCTGACGCCCAATCTCGGCGTCGTAAAATACGGCAATCTGGAATCATTTGTTATTGCCGACATACCGGGACTGATCGAAGGCGCCCATCAGGGGTTGGGCCGCGGCATAAAATTTCTGCGTCATGTGGAAAGGACGAAAGTGCTGCTGCATATCATTGACATTGCCGACGGCGATTGTCCGGGCGCCTGGGAGAACTATCTGACCATCAACGGGGAACTGGAAAAGTTTTCCGCCGATATGATGGAAAAGCCGCAGATCGTCGCCATCAACAAAATTGATCTCCCGGACACGCGGGAAAAGTTGGAAATAGAGCTGGCCCGGTTGGAAAAAAATGGTATAAGGGCCTACCCCTTTTCCGCCGCGACGGGCGAGGGCACAAGAGATATCCTGAATGAAATGATTCGCCTGCTGGGCAGGTAGGTAACACTCTCGTGGCGGCGCACCGTCACCAAGGACAATGAAAATCTCCCCTAACCCCTCTTTACCAAAGAGGGGGAATAGAGGGTTTCCTCTTTACCAAAGAGGGGAACAAAATATCCCCTCTAGCAAAGAGGAGAATAATAACCTCCCCCCTTTAGCAAATGGGCGCAAAATAACCTCCCCCTTTAGCAAAGGGGGATTGAGGGGGATTTGAAGTTCATTTTCAGATGAGAGGCAGTTGTATGTCCAATAGTATAAGAGAAGACATACTGGTCCCGGTCAAAAAGGTCCTGATCAAAATCGGCAGCGCCGTGCTCACGGGCGCCGACGGCCTGGATCTGGCCATTATTGATCAGTTGGTCGAGGAGATCGCCCGGCTGAAAGGCCAAGGCTATCAGATCATCATGGTCACCTCCGGGGCCATCGCCTCGGGGAAGCACCGCATGGGGATTACGGGCCCCTTGAAAAGCATCCCCCAGAAGCAGGCCGCGGCCGCCATCGGTCAGGGGAGGCTCATGCGCGTCTATGCCAACGCCTTCGGCAAACAGGGCATCCACGTCGCGCAGATCCTGCTCACCATGAGCGACCTGACCGACAGGAAGAGATTCCTGAATATCAAAAACACCCTCTCTACGCTCGTCGAATGGGGCGTCATTCCAATCATCAATGAAAACGACACGGTGGCCGTTGACGAGATAAAATTCGGCGACAACGATCACCTGGCCGCAATGATGGCGAACCTCATCGAAACCCACTTAGTCATCAACCTGACCTCGACGGATGGCCTTTACGACGGCAACCCGACGGTCTCCCGACAGGCGAAACTCATAACGCTCGTGCCGGCCTGCACCGACGAAATTGAAAAAGTGGCGACCGAAGACACGACCTCCGTCGGTTCCGGCGGGATGAAAAGCAAGGTCAAGGCCGCCCGGAAGGTAACGGCCTGCGGGATTCCTTACATCATCGGTCCCGGGAAAGAAAAAGGAGTGCTTGCAGCCATCTTTTCCGGCCGGGAGAAAGGCACGCTGTTCCTGCCCGTGCGCCAGCACTTGAAAAGCAGAAAGTCCTGGATCGCCTTTACCCTGAGACCGCGGGGACGTTTATGCCTTGATGCAGGGGCCCGGAAGGCCATCCTGGAGGACGGCAAAAGCCTCTTGCCTTCCGGCATCATAGGCGTGGAAGGCAATTTTGAGGCCGGCGATGCCGTAACCTGCGTAGATCGCGAGGGCGCGCCCCTGGCCAACGGCCTCGTCAATTACAGCGCCGCAGAGATCATCCGCATCATGGGTTTGAAGACTTCCGAAGTAGAGGGAGCCCTCGGCTACAAGGATTACGACGAGGTAATCCACCGCGACAACCTGGCCGTCACGGGGAAAAAGCGCTAAGCTGAAATAATTGAGGTTTATGCGGTCTATACTCCTGTTGGCTCTGATTATCCAAAGTCAAGGGCGCCTTGTTTGAGCGTCAGGTACTTAGCCAATCCTTCTGCATGAACCAATGCGTCAGGCAACGGTAGACGTTCCAGAGCCCGGGGTTCAACCTTTATGGCATCTCCACCATAGGATTTTCCAACCTTCTTGAGATTACTGATAGTCTCTGCGTTCGAGAGAACCTTCCAGAGATGTTCGATAAATTCAGGAGACGAATGTTTTGGATAAACACACAGCAGGCACGTCAGGGGAACCACGTCAGCACGATTTCTGATGAAACGCGCACTTCTTCTGCCGAGATAGGCAAACAGGATTGGCGGAACTTTGCGTACCTCCATCCGATACCACGGTCTTCGCGTCTTTATGAGAGTTTTATCTGGCAGACCTCTTCTTTCGCCGTCCTCGAGATATTTCTGCACAGACCCCGGAAGCTGATCAAGTGACATCCCGTTGACGTTCAATAATCGGGTTGGTCTCCCCTTGTCTTCAAGTCGGCTAATATCCTCCGGATTAAAGTACTCACCTTGGACATCTCGCATTCTTCCCAAAGCCTTTACCAGCAAGGTATCTGGAATTTCCAATTCCTTGGCGCGCGCTGATGTCATAAAGAAGAAATCATTGTCACCCGTGACAATGCCACGCATAACGGAGGCAAAATCGCCAAGAGTGTATTGATGTTCGGCATCGTCTGACGGTGGTCTTGACAACCCAGTAGTGAGAGCTTCGGACAATAATCGGCGATGGACTTGGATGCCTTTGTAGTTTTTCTGCGGTCGTCCCGAAACGAGTGCCGTTACCTCTTTTGGATCTCGATCAAGACATTTCACCCAGTCAAATTCACTGGCCGGTTTTGCTTTGCTGATGAGAAAGACGAGGGCGTTGGTGTCAACATCAGGGAAGGGTGTGGCTTCTGAAGCGAATGCGATGACCGCGTCTAATCTGTATTGAGAACAAATCCATTGCCAAAGGGCATTAGCAAACACACCCTCGCAAATGTCCGCCGAAACAATATAGGCGAGACGTCCCTCGGGGGCCAAAGTCAGGAGCGCCCTGATGAGAAAATAAACATGCAATCCCGCCCGCCCGTCAATATGCCGCCCAGTCGCCTTACGCGCAAACTCTTTTAGATGCTCTTTTTGTGCCGGCGATAAACGGTGATGGCGGATATAGGGGGGGTTGGCAATTATGGCTGGGAATAGTTCTGATGGTGGA
The Deltaproteobacteria bacterium genome window above contains:
- a CDS encoding FecR family protein; translation: MKRKWTTTRSIVISLLLLSFLLMLSPVAFAEVEVGKVTHLSGPLLAKKADGTTRVLSINSAIEQGDTLATEKKTYARIKFTDNSEINMRPGTQLKVSQYHFDQAKPAEDKAVYNLAKGGMRALTGLIGKRGDQDSYKLLTETAVAGVRGTTYEVKICDGNCGSVPNGLYLFVLEGIISVSNAAGTQNVTAGQYVYVQTATSIPTILPGNPGIDFTLPASIADAPKPGDGEAKKNDPGCIVR
- a CDS encoding tetratricopeptide repeat protein, with protein sequence MKRQDKPVDKKISYRNRLNRLLASFTTLSTERRAAILLVLILLLAALLRLIALANWGDSLYSNFLLWDERIYDDWAQKAAAGAMSPFPVAEFAALPAYLMVFVYKIISPDPFFIRLLNILCGLITCWLIYKIGAELGGEQVGMPAGHWTGRQIGMAAALLACLYKPFIFFNVTILKESLGIFLFAAVIYLLLIILRRPETWRILLLAIAAGLLANVRLNAIVLIPWIGLLIAWAAWRDNWPWKRFATTAALFVVGLALSLAPFLAAQYRLTGEMRPTAAGGFNLYLANNPDNPLPYYRPVSFASSDPAEQAVQFTIEASRRTGKKLSPQEASDFWTRAVVKETLARPAAFAVKLGQKTLTLFNAFEGEDNYHIGFMGRFIPFFHFPLPGLALLLPLGMAGIIFRARSRATFAVISIACLYALTLIVFFTNMRIGIPLAVILIPFAVLGIADLWQWFRECQTGKIIAFGAVALAFLMIEFIPVAGTGDMTAYYNAHAINLATKGFEPEAVRYWQESAAMNRPYSAYANYALATVSLRRGDPEAGKRYLAQIPDASFVAAQKYELLGDILWREGRTNEAVAAYRRSLSINAGQRQVYMKMIRIFETFNPSEATRLRQQLAWVASFYPAE
- a CDS encoding zinc-ribbon domain-containing protein; the protein is MMIIRCRKCETDFRFDDQIMTGEGVWVRCGRCQDVFFQDNPSWEKQASLPAEPDNKAAVPDGGATTSPTEPILSIQPDSAETTSGQTSDAKLLSRVKGIQDAIDDAARPGSSVKEFDDDMFSVESEGLTRDVSARLKPTGAEEKNKMHPVLKVFAYILLVLLVIIVLTGVYIGVFPEDRQRVADALSPYFPWAENLIGQPGSVWGQAIPQDVRQHFVNNWLMGNLRVVEGTVVNKGKYPLTRVQVRGRLYDTAGSIIGEWTSFCGKILTDGELATLSENQLKRMLSEPLGSNVTGDRLNPNGNIPFMVVIAHHDQQAVGKTTVMVSGAEKLLE
- the hpt gene encoding hypoxanthine phosphoribosyltransferase — protein: METLQREILYPRELIEKRVKELAADISRDYQGRELIVIGILKGAFIFMADLIRCLSIPCRVDFVRLASYGADATSSGKVVMTKDIETSIKDQEILIVEDIIDSGLTLTWLVNWLQERNPRSIKVCAFLDKRARRQVDFEADYVGFTVEDGFIVGYGLDFNEKARFLPDICVIRG
- a CDS encoding TIGR03960 family B12-binding radical SAM protein; this translates as MDWEDLLIAVEKPSRYLGTEVNAVRKGREAELRFVLAFPDTYEVGMSHLGIQILYELLNRIPTVAAERCFAPWPDMERLLRKKNLPLTSLETHRPLGAFDLVGFSLQYELSYTNVLNMLELGGIPLLSSERGEGTPVIIAGGPCAFNPAPMEAFIDAFVIGEGEEAILEIAAVALIIKRRGGSRAAMLSALADIAGIYVPALHEEGKRIRKRIVSDLNRWCLPTRPVVPLMKTIHDRITLEIARGCTRGCRFCQAGMVWRPVREREQAGIEGMAEGLLCATGYDEISLLSLSSGDYSRIEPLLATLMERYYEKRVALALPSLRAETLTRSLIENIRRVRKTSFTLAPEAGTQRLRNIINKGNSSGELLATTEQVFAAGWKSIKLYFMLGLPEETQADLEGIVDLAYQTLKTGQQRGQVTVSLSTFVPKSHTPFQWQRQISLAETKERQFFLRDRIRHRNISVKWHDAKTSLLEGILSRGDARTGELIAAAFRLGCRFDGWTDQLRFDLWEQAMTQTGVNAEPYLEARDHNRELPWDRIDCGVNRDFLLDEAKKALAGEATPDCRNGLCQDCGVCDQETIRVITAAAPGPIPKPAHPEPFDPAQEMLVEGQPISLQAKAIAAGETGKLFRIKFAKLHTARFLSHAELSEALIRAIKRQGLTFVYSQGYHPHPRISFAIATSVGMESQAEYADIQVVACAQEPLQLQEEINALLPAGLEILDIKAMTPPAGSLSTLVTGFTYTITLPANDSLDLTGMRGKMNAFLQSKTVIIIRETGEKKVAKDIRSFVSRLVLDAEKRALILTALISPEGTVRPLEILTHVLGIGPEAALQARIVKTETHWAVNK
- the rplU gene encoding 50S ribosomal protein L21; the encoded protein is MYAVIKTGGKQHRVSEGEMLSIEKVAGGKGDEVVFSEVLMVADENNVRVGTPVVEGAKVIGVIMEQKKNKKIVVFKMKRRKGYHKKTGHRQPQTSMRIKAITI
- the rpmA gene encoding 50S ribosomal protein L27, whose product is MAHKKGQGSSRNGRDSKPQMRGVKVYGGQVISAGGIIIRQLGTKIHPGVNVGLGKDYTIFAKIDGVVKFERYDKTRKKVSVYAAAEA
- the obgE gene encoding GTPase ObgE, giving the protein MKFIDEAKILVKAGDGGQGCVSFRREKFIPHGGPDGGNGGRGGDIILITSRSHSTLLDMKYRQHHTAKRGGHGSGNNRTGKDAIDIVLVVPMGTLVKDDATGEILADLTEEGQRFIVAKGGIGGKGNAWFTSSTYQAPHFAQEGMPGDERWVKLELKLLADVGIIGFPNVGKSSFIARVSAARPKIADYPFTTLTPNLGVVKYGNLESFVIADIPGLIEGAHQGLGRGIKFLRHVERTKVLLHIIDIADGDCPGAWENYLTINGELEKFSADMMEKPQIVAINKIDLPDTREKLEIELARLEKNGIRAYPFSAATGEGTRDILNEMIRLLGR
- the proB gene encoding glutamate 5-kinase — protein: MREDILVPVKKVLIKIGSAVLTGADGLDLAIIDQLVEEIARLKGQGYQIIMVTSGAIASGKHRMGITGPLKSIPQKQAAAAIGQGRLMRVYANAFGKQGIHVAQILLTMSDLTDRKRFLNIKNTLSTLVEWGVIPIINENDTVAVDEIKFGDNDHLAAMMANLIETHLVINLTSTDGLYDGNPTVSRQAKLITLVPACTDEIEKVATEDTTSVGSGGMKSKVKAARKVTACGIPYIIGPGKEKGVLAAIFSGREKGTLFLPVRQHLKSRKSWIAFTLRPRGRLCLDAGARKAILEDGKSLLPSGIIGVEGNFEAGDAVTCVDREGAPLANGLVNYSAAEIIRIMGLKTSEVEGALGYKDYDEVIHRDNLAVTGKKR